CGGAGGTACCTCGCCTGGTTTTTGCACTGTCTCCGTGATCGGCTCTCCTTCGAACAAGCTACGATGTCACGCGATGACGGCATGACAATGTTTCGCGATGATTGACGCCATGATGACGTCATACGGTGACGTCattacgtgatttttttttcatcacttgtGTTGTACCCGACACCGCGGGACGCTGACGGCTGATTCGCGTTTGATGTGGCATCTAGCTTAGCCTTTCGGGTCCTTAAAAAGAAACCACGCTTCGTTTTCTCTCCCCTCCtcttttccccagtgcagggtagcctgcTGGGCttagccctggttaacctccatgcctttCTCCTTATTCCCTCTCTCACTTAGTTTTAAGAGCGCGTTAGCGAAATTAATGTGGAACCGCCCACTCTAATGGCGTGCCTCGTGTTCACATCGTGGTTCTGGCACGTATGGAAACCcagaattcttttctttttttgctatatAATGGTTTCCTGTGTACTGTCTGCCATCCATGACTTCTTGCGTGTGTATGTAATGACATGCACTTACTTATTAAATGAATAAAGTTACTCTCAAGCGTTATTTTGCAAGCACGCGCTGTTACGTGAACTAAATGTATTCCTATCAATGCTATATCGCAGGCCACCAAGCCCATAATGGAAAAACGTCGCCGGGCCAGGATCAACCAGTGCCTGACCGAGCTCAAGGCGCTCATCCTGGACGCGCTCAACAAGGATGTGAGTGTCGCTCCGTTATTCCAGCAGAGCACCTGCTGAGCGTGCGCGCGTCACTTTGTTAAGGGACCGTTAACTGTTTGTGTTGCTGTAGTCGAATACAACTTATTAGGCCTGGAAATTTCCCGACCGGATCACAATAACGTGCCAGCCAATCACCTTGGCGACCAAGGAAACAGTCGCTCTCATGCACTCGGCCAAGTTCTTCGAAGATGGTTTGAGCGACCGCGTGGCTAATGACATTAAGCTAGATTGCGCTTCCATTACCGCAAGGCTTTTATGCATCTGATCTTGTGGAGAATATTCTGTGGACCATTATCAGATTATAGTTAGTGAAACATATTTGTTAGACAAGGGGGGCTCAATTCGACATTGGGTGATCAGAGATTAGTTGACACATAGTTCAACGTCGAATAAGCTCTGGGTATAGGCAAAATGTATACGGAATAAGACGCGAAAGTCTTCGGTTTCTCGTTCTGCGTATACTGTCTACTTAGCGCTGCTTTCACGACGAACGAACACCAACTATAGACTGCTTTGTTTCTCGATACTCGGTGTCTCTTGGTGGTTGCAGGTTTTGCTTGATCACGCCATTGATGCATTTTATAAGGAGAGGGAGTTAGATATTAGCATATTGTTCGTTTTGATGAAGTTGGCCGTTTCGCGTGACACGGCTATATCTTCGTCTTGTCCCTGCGCAGCCGTCACGACACTCGAAGCTGGAGAAAGCCGACATCCTGGAGATGACCGTGCGCCATTTACAGAATGTCCAGCGCCACCAACTGGCAGGTCAGTTGCTAAATTAGTGCAACCACAACTCTGTTCGCTCTTTGCCTTGAGTTTGTATCGATCATTGCTGAATCCTACTAGTTCGTTGTTGCAGCTAGAATCAGAAACGGTATACCTTATGAATTCGCATGCGACAAATGCCTGCAGCCACACCTGTATTATGCAGAAGCTGTGACTGCCTTTCAGTGGCACTATTACGGAACGCTTAGTGTCTGATCTTCGCATTGCATTCCTCTCCGCAGCCGCCCTGTCCACGGACCCGGTAGTGATGAGCAAGTTCCGCGCCGGCTTTGCCGAGTGCGCCACCGAGGTCAGCCGTTACGTGACGCGGCTCGAAGGTGTTGAACCGTCATTGCGCCAGCGACTAGTCGGCCACCtgacgacgtgcgtgaacggCCTTAACGGCGCCTCGGCGGGTGGACCCGCGTCGCCCCTGGGAGGCGTCTCACCGGGTCTGCTAATCTCGCCGCTCAGCGTCCAGATCCCCAACCTGGGAGACCTCCATGGCGTCGCACCCTCCGGGCCGCTCGCCGCGGTCGGAGCCGGCGGAGCTCCCGGGCGCCTTCAGCTGGGCGGTCTTCCGCTCATCCCCAGCCGGCTGCCCAACGGCGACTTGGCGTTCGTCTTGCCGACCGTCGCGGCGGCTACTTCTGGTGGTAGCGCTGCCGCATCGCCGAACAGCGCCGCTGCTGTGGGACCTGGAGGACTGCCACCGTCCTGGGGTCCCCCGACGCCGACGAACACGTCGACGCCGACGTCGCCGCACCCTCCTCGGTCCCCGAGTCCCGCGAGCAGTTTCGGCGGCAGTCCGCTGTGCAGCCCCATGGGCAGCGATGTCGGCAGCGAGGACGCCTCCTCGTGCGACGCCCAGTCGATGCTGCAGAGGTCGCCCTCTTGCTTCTCGCCGCCGCCCTCGGCGCCCCTCGACGACCTGGCTGCGATGCATCGTCCCCCATTCTTCCGCGACGTCATCCTGCGAGGTCTTGAGGTCACCGCTGCGGCGACGCAGTGCCAGGACGAGATTCAACAGTCTCGGGAACATCTGCATCACGGGGAGGAGGAAGACGACGAACATAGCGGAGCCGGTGACGACAGCGTCTGGAGGCCCTGGTAGTCGTgggaagtgccccccccccctcctttttttttgtacagaacTATGTTGCTGTTTGTGCCGAAATAACATTGCGTTTGTTGAAAATGAGTTTTCTGGGATAGTTTGTAGAGTGCAACATCGACGCCGTCGTTGGGCAAGAATTTGAGCAGTGGTTGGAGGAACTACTTTAAAAAAAAGTAATGGAAGATACTTATTCGTTGGACGCAAAATGATCGATGCAGAAACGAGCAGCAAGACTCAAAGTGAGGTGGAATCATCCAGTCTTGTGATTCGAATTGTGTTATCTATCCCGCTGCATCAAAACCATTGACCTTTCGGTGAAAAACcgcctttttcattttttttgtggtgTCGTTGGTCGTTATGTTATGGTTATCCTCGAGACAGGGGCAACCACTGTTCAAAGAACGAACGTCTCTAAGACCAGGGAACGCTTCGCGATTCATACGCTAGGGGCACGGCACATGCGCCATGGCATCGTGAAGAAAAATGCCTCACTGTCACGATCGTggcctttttttatttcatatgGTTCCGACTGCACATGTTGTAAAGCACTGCTTGTTTCTTGTTGCACGACTCGATCTCATCACAGCAACTATTTTTCTACTCGCGATGCTATTTTTTTGTACAAGTTGCTGTTACAAGTGGAGTACGATATATGTTTCCGTTTATATACATGAAATATGCTGCGGCAACCACCACAGTGTGCCTTAATGCTGTACATACGTCTATCGAATTGTGCGAGCCTCGACgctcgccatttttttttcttttcgtttgtgTGTTTCCTCGAATCTCACTGCACCTTTTCTATCGTTGACGTCATGTCTTCCGCTGTTAGACGCGATATGCATTTCGAACAACAGTGCCTTCGTGACGTGCGATATATCCCGGTTTTCGCCAGCTGTTTTCGCGAAATGGAGAAATCTTGAATGTACAATCCTTCGTCAGTATTTCCTGAGCCATCATGCAGGAGCTGTTCCTGATGGGCGGGGCTTCCGAAGCAGCACTCGCGCCCTCCTTAGTTGGTGGAAAAAAGCGTAATTTCCAAATGACCTCCAAGATCGAAAGGGACGCGTACCGATCTTGGAGTTCATGCTTTTATACTGcccgagttcatgatatataatCGGGTGTTGAGTGTCTGGGTGGCACTTCCAGATACCTAGCTTATTACTGCTTACGAGTAATGACATAACCGCGAGTTACTCCATAATTGCGTTAACGAGCTGCGCTCTTGCAGCCGGCAATCTGAGAGAGGAAGGTACAATcatgattcactttttgttcgaGAAAATGCTGGGCTGGGCGGCTCTTCATGCGCAGCTAAATGTCAGTGTCGATAGTGTCTTTACCAAATAAATAGGTGCTCGGCACGCTCGTTAATTATGTACAGTGTTAAGAAGTATGTTGCTTGTATCTTCAACTGTTGTTTCCCTCTAACTAGAAGAACGTAAATGAAAACGGCACAATAAAGAGAAATGCTATACGTTAAGTTTTATGAAAGTAATAAATTTGCGGAATCAAAGGATTCCGTGAGGGGAGTGATTGAACACTATATACTCCATATCAAAACTTACTTCAGTACATTTCTACGACGTCGCACATTATGTCGCGCCTCCTGCGGCATATTTGCGAAGGATAAAAAGATTCTAGCTTCTCTTTCCGGTCCAAAATGCTATTAATGCGAAGATACCCGAAAAAcagtgacgtcacgctgacgtaACAGAGTTGGGGAACGGACACTGCATTCAACCAAGTTTCGTCATCACTTTGTTCAGCAGGCATTGTCTCTGTGCGGGGGAACCGATCGAAACGCATCTACGGCGCTGAAAGAATACTTCAATAGTACTGGCTGTAGCCCACTCTTACTTTTTATTGTCTCTGTTAAGCGCCCTTCGTTAATGGTGTATCTAGCATTTGATCTCACCTCACAGTGATTTGTTGTGGTGCAGTGTACGTTGACAAAACTAAAGGTCATGAAATGGCTTTTGTATACCAGACAACGAATTAAAGAGAAATCTGTATTTTGCTAGGTTCGGTTTACCACATTGTTGATCAATGTTAAAGGTCCCCTAAACCACCTAGAGGTCGATATTAAGTTGTGGTGGGGAAGTTGTGCACGAGTGTACCACGACTACGGGAGCCGTGAGAAGTTTTTCAGACGTGTTTGTTGTCGAAACATAGCGATCACCCCTTTCGCTCTTTCCTTCGCTACTCTCCCTTGGTACCCTCTCCCAAAGCCGCTTTCCCTTCTCGCCGAGAGCCCCTCCCAATCTCACGCGGAATTCCGTCATCGCCGGCGCGCTCATCGAAACACCGTCTACTTCCGGTGGCCGAGGCTTCCCTCCGTCTATTTCCCTCCGTCTACTTCCCTCCGTCTACTTCCCTCCGTCAACTGAGTGCTTGTTGGCGAGCCGCTGCTACCGTGCCGGCCCGTGCTAatacgacgatagttatagcgcgagaacagaacgacgacacagagacaagaccCCGCGTTACGGGCAGCAGTAGCTTATTCGCAAGTAGGCGCGCGTACTCGGGTAACACGCCGAACAACAAGTAGCGCGGACAGTTGATTGCAGACCAAccggaagtcgtaggctcttgctcgaccaatcaGAGCGTCAATGCGTTGCGCGTCAGAGATTCAAGTCTTCGTCGTCACGCGGATACCCGAAAGGCCCGGAGAGGAGGAGAGATTGTTTCTTGGAAGTTGCGGCGCGCCGGCGGCTTGTATAGCGCTGTCGCGTGTGCAATTGTTGATCGCGAGTGCATTCTGCACACGATGTGTGTTTTTACTTGACAtatttgaaaaatatatatatatatatatattggaggtggtttaggggcccttctATTATTGACTCTGGTGCATGTTGCGAAACGTACAAACTGTACATACAATTACCTCACCCTTTTCAGCATGCCGGCCAATGTTCGGCAGCTTGTTACGTGTGCCGCGTACGCTGTCTTCCACTTTGCCAGTTGACTGTTCTGTACAGAAGCACGTGCCTTCGTCTCAATGCCTTGATCTCGAGAACTTGTACTATTATGAAATATACTACTGTCTATTTTGCTCAAGtgccaataaaaataaagtattttttttcgACACGGACtgtgttttcactttgtcatACCCCATTTACGACGCGCGTTATGACCGACTGTCCGCGAGAGCTTGACCTTTACGTAATTTGATGCCAACGATCTGGAGACCAAAGGCAAAGCAAGAAAAGTATTAGAAGAGAAAATATTGCAGTGCATTTTACAGAAATTAATCATAATAACGTAAATATTTTCCTAATTTGAGCACAGTAAGTCTTTTCATATTTCTTCACAAACCGAATTGAACGTCCCACTCACATTGCGATAGTCGTCTGCTGGCAGCGAGCATTGCTAAATCATTAAAAAAAATACTTCGCAATTCGTACCAAAACGCCCCGCGTCCAACGTCTCGTTAAATACGGTACTACACTCAACAAAACGATTGTTCGCAGCAAAATATTTAAAATAGAcgcgatacaaaaaaaaactgcaggcaACAAAAATGTTTGATTCACCATTAGCCCAGTGGTCTCTTCCTTGCCAGCGGTGCACGGAAATGTCAAAAAAAGTAAGTCGGGCCTCCAAATGACGTCGCGTTGCACAGGGATACCTGCACGTCCGGCAAAGGTTGCGAAAAGCTTTATTATATAGCTTATGCCTAAAAACAGCGATGGTCTAGCGTTGGGCACGAGCAATTATGCAAGGTATAATTCGCAGGCGCGTGCAGcagcagctttgtggcagtgtgaGATAAGGATTTATTACGCTTTATCGCGTACTGGACGACGTGACAATACCCACGCCACTCGTATGATCATACGAGAACTACTCAACAGGGCTGAAGAATCATAGGCGACATTTGAGACATCGTCTCTCTGGATGAGAACACAAGTGCGCATCCGAGATATAACGAATATTTGATTCCATTGCTCTACAGTCAAAGAACGGGCGGCAGGAGTAGGTCGGCGCACGTGAACAGGATTGGTAACAATATGGCATAACCGGAAATGCGAGAATGCATATGCTATTGTATGCAATCAACTGTTGATCATGTAAGAAAGTCAAACGATATATGCATAAGGCTTCAAGTTGGTCGAAGCTGCAGTCATCAGACACTCTGTATGCCGTAGAAATATTGTTCGATAGATTCCGATATGGAAACAGGTGAACGCTATGAGGACATATACTCTGTTTCAACCATCAAGTGCCGCTCTGTGGAAGTTATAGCGAGTCTTCCTGCAGTAAAGGCGTGTTGGCACCAAGAAATAGTCCAATGATTTACCACCCGTAAcgtaaatttttttattgttttggacAAAGTAATAAATGAAGATGACTTGTACATAAGAAATAAACAACGTTATTTACACGGTTGTTAATAGGCTGTTCTGGATTGCTGAGCGTCCCTTTGTTTTCGTATAACGGCCTCTGCGATTAGTTACGGTAGCACGCGCATGGAGCcaatcgcgaaggtcagcttcttCAACGATGAAATCGAAGCACGAGACGCACAGACTTGCACATTCTGCTTACCGAACTTTTTGCTTAGCTTGCACAGTGTTGCATCTGTTGTACCAAACGCAGTACGCACTGCACAATGCGCTCGCAGACATGCTTAAGCTATCTAGGAAGTTACGTGCGCTGGTCAGTTGGTGCATGACGCTAAAGCGGAAACCGGTCAGGCAGGCGGCGGACGATGGAGTCGTGGTGTGTGTGTCTCACTTCTTTTCCTCGTGCGCCGTCTACTTGGCTGGTTGATGCAGTGTGTTCTTGAGAGCATACGTTCTCTGACGCCAGTGGATTGGAGTGTTATTAGCCTCCCAGCAAGTTACGGATAGACGGTACATAAATACGGTACCATTCCTCCTTTACCGCTTGTTGTTCTCTTGTCGCTCCCAGTTCCAGTCCCCCGAGCGACAGATTCCTCTGAAGAAAAGTGCCGACCCCTAACTGTCTCTCCTtatgaggacacctcaacaggccGGCACAGGGATGGGGCTCGTTAACAGTGCGTAGGCTGAAAGGCAACAGTGAGGCGTGACAACCACGTagaagtttcaaaaaaaaaaaaaaaaatagcccatTAGTTTTGTTGGGGTGCTTTACGGTGCAACGAGCGAGAAAAGAGGAGTGATATCGTTGTGCCGTATCGTATTTCCGTACCGTAATTCCGTAACTTGCTTAATTACTATTTACGAACAGCTTTACTTCCTATAGCTGAATCCGAATCCGCTCATCTCTCACTCTGCGCCAGTgggcgtggtgtgtgtgtgtacgcatgCGCGTCAGTACTGCCGTGACACATAAAAATATGGTAGTAGATTTTCCTTGGGACTATCTCAGTAGAAATCAGTAGATTTTAAATTTCAGTCTTTGCGCTTAGTTTGTGCATCGCAATTGCAGCGCTGATATTAGTAATCTACCGCATACAAAGAGTACTCTATCTTGTCGTGAAGTAGTAAAACTAATGACTTCGAGATAACTCCCGGAGGTGTTGAAGCTTTAGTTTTTCAGGTTGGGAAACAGACACGACGAGTCACCTTTCGAAGAAGCCGGGCAGATAAGGAGTTTGGCAGTGTCATTTGCAAGTAGGGACGGGCACAGTATCTTTTGCCAGAGAAGATCATCTAATGGGAAGTACGTGGTGAGCAATGGTAAGCCCTAACAGATCCTCTTCTTGGCAGAAGGTCTGGGAAGTACACAATAAAAATTAAGCGGGAACGAGGTGGTTGTGCACATCTTC
The sequence above is drawn from the Rhipicephalus microplus isolate Deutch F79 chromosome 3, USDA_Rmic, whole genome shotgun sequence genome and encodes:
- the LOC119180993 gene encoding transcription factor HES-1-like is translated as MVASPPPLLPAVSQQHHQTSQQRYGLPPAPPSPLLPPPASSMANASVANGPPPASTERPTPSRASEIRRATKPIMEKRRRARINQCLTELKALILDALNKDPSRHSKLEKADILEMTVRHLQNVQRHQLAAALSTDPVVMSKFRAGFAECATEVSRYVTRLEGVEPSLRQRLVGHLTTCVNGLNGASAGGPASPLGGVSPGLLISPLSVQIPNLGDLHGVAPSGPLAAVGAGGAPGRLQLGGLPLIPSRLPNGDLAFVLPTVAAATSGGSAAASPNSAAAVGPGGLPPSWGPPTPTNTSTPTSPHPPRSPSPASSFGGSPLCSPMGSDVGSEDASSCDAQSMLQRSPSCFSPPPSAPLDDLAAMHRPPFFRDVILRGLEVTAAATQCQDEIQQSREHLHHGEEEDDEHSGAGDDSVWRPW